The genomic DNA GCGCCGGGTGGCAGCGACAGCGTGATCTTCCGCAAGGACGGGACGCCGCATCTGCGCGTGCTCAAGGAATCCGCGACCTCGCGGTACCATCCGTGCGTCGACCTGCTCTTCACGTCGGCGGCGGACCTCTATGGGTCGATGACCGTCGGCGTGGTCATGACCGGCATGGGCAACGACGGCCTCGAAGGGGCCCGGCACATCAAGGCCCGCAACGGCACGGTGCTCGTCCAGGATGAAGGCAGTTCGGTGATCTATGGCATGCCCAAGGCCGTCTTCGACGCCGGCCTCGCGGACGCCACGCTGGCGCTTGACCATATCGCCCCCGTGCTGACCCGCAGCCTGGCGCGCGCGACGGCCAACGCGGCCTGATCGCTCGCTTTCCAACGCGCATTTCACATTAACCTTCGTCTTACCCGGCCGATACAGGGTCCATGAGTCCCCCGTCAGCTCCGCGGCCCCGGCCCCGGCAGTTGCATGGTGAAAACGCAGAACCAGGACCCGGGCGCGCATCGTGATGCGCGCAGCGATGGCACTCTCTCGTACGAAGCATCATGGAAAAATCAACAGTTGCCGGCCTCGGCGCAGGTCTCCTGCTCGTCTATGGCGCCATCTTCATGGGGACGGGATGGGCGACGTTTTTCGATCCCGCATCCTTCATGCTCGTGGTGGGCGGTGCAGGGGCCGGCATGATGGTGAACTACACCTTCGATCAGCTGAAGATGATGCCGGGGGCCTTTAAGGACTTCTTCTCGTTCAGCCTCCCTCCCCTCAGCAAATACATCGAGGAGTTCGGCGAGCTGTCCCGCATCGCCCGGCGTGAGGGCCTGCTGGCGCTCGACCGCCGGCTCGAGGAGATCGACGACCCTTTCCTGAAGTTCGGCCTCGAGATGGCCGTCGACGGCATCGACGAGCGGGAGATCGATGAGATGATGCAGGCCAACCTGCAAACCGAGCTGAACGAGAAGTCGTTCGCCGTGAAACTCTTCACCTCGTTCGGCGCCAACGCGCCGGCGTTCGGGATGATCGGCACCCTGATCGGGCTGATCCAGATGATGGGCAACCTGTCGGACCCCTCGCAGATCGGCGCCGGCATGGCCGTCGCCCTCGTGACCACGTTCCTCGGCTCACTCATCGCGAACCTGTTTTTCCTCCCTTTCGCCGAAAAACGCAAGCTCCAGGTGGCCGCCCTGCTTCGGATGCGCGAGCTGGTCCGCACCGGCGTGCTCGCCATCGTCCGCGGCGACAGCCCGAGCATGATCCAGAAGCGCCTGCAAAACCTGTTGACGCCAAGCGAACTCAGCCAGGTCGCCACGCCGGCCCAGGCAGAAGAAGCCTAGGCAACGTGCACCCTGAACGTGCACCGTGCGCAAAGTCCGTTGGCTTCGGGATGCAGGCAAGGACCGCGTTTCACACATCGCCGATCGCAAATCCGTGATCGCTAATCGCTAATCGTATGGCTGAGATCGAAGAAGAACCTGCCCCATCAGCCCCGTTCTGGCTGGTGACGTACGGCGACATGGTGACGCTGCTGCTCACGTTCTTCGTGATGATCGTGGCCATGTCCGAGATCAAGAAAGACCGCTTGATGGAGGCGATGAGCTACTTCAAGGGCCGGCAGAGCGTGTTCGACAACGCACAGCCGATCCCGGTTATCCCGCAGGACGATCCGCAGGACGCCGAGGAGCAAAAACGCGAGCAGGCGGAGCGGGTCGAGTCGTTGATGGAGTTCATCGAGGAGGAAGGGCTTCAGGGCCACGTGGAGGTCAACTACAAGGAATCGACGGTGCACATTGTGATCACCGATTCGGTCATGTTTTCCTCCGGCAGCGCCCAGTTGCTGAGCACGGCGCAGCGGGTGCTGGCCAAAATCGCGACGGTGGCCTCCGATTCGAGCAACACGCTGACCGTAATCGGCCATACGGACAACATTCCCATCCGGACATCGGCCTTTCCCTCCAACTGGGAGCTCTCGGCGTCGCGCGCGGCGTCGGTGGTTCGGTTCTTGCTCACGCAGCGATCGGCCCTTCCGCCGGACCACTACCAGGCCATCGGCAAGGGCGAATTCCAGCCTGTCGCGTCCAACCGCACGCCGGAGGGACGCAGCCGGAATCGTCGTATTGAGCTCTTAATCAGTTTGAACCAATGGCAGAACCAACCGAAGACCAGGGAGCAAACAATCCTGACGCCGTAGAGGGCGACAAGAAGAAAAAGGGCGGCGGTTTTATCATGATCCTGCTGCCGCTGTTGCTGGTATCCGCCGGCGCCGGCGCCTTCCTGTCCTATTCGAAATATCCGGCCATCGCCCAGGTGGCCTACAACCTCGGGATCGGCGGCGAGGGCGAGGAAGAGGAAGCGGCCGAAGAGGAAGGCATCCAGTACGGGGAGTTCATGGAACTCTCGAACATTGTCGTCAACCCGGCCGACTCGAACGGCCGGCGTCTGTTGATGGTGAGCCTGGGGATCGAATCGGTGGAGCCGGCGCAGCTCGAGAGCATCAAGTCCCGCGAGATGGTCGTCCGCGACACCATCATCAAGCTGCTCGGCCGCCGCACCGTGGAGGAGCTGGCCGCCATCGAACAGCGCAACACGATCAAGGACGAGTTGCGTCAGGCCGTGAACGGCATCGTCACGGAAGGCGAGGTCAGCCGGCTCTACTTCACGCAGTACGTGCTCCAGTAGAACGGGCAATTCTTTCATTTCGGGGACGAATCGTCCCTCCCCAATCGACGCACACGGCCGGCCTGCGGGCCGCTTTGAGGGCCCTCGTGGTGTGGCGTGATTTTCGATGATCGCGCCGGCATGCGCATCGGGCGCCCCGCTCAACGAGCCGACCGGGACCCTGCATCTCCTGTCCCCGTCCGGCGCACCGCCCCGTTCACGTCGATTGCCAATTCAGATCGCCCATGTCCAAGCTGCTCAATCAGAACGAGATTGACGCCCTTCTCGGGGTCAGTGATGAGGACGAGGCCAAAAACCTGGACCTCGATGAACTCAATTCGCTGATGCTTGCGGATCTCCACCGCAATGTCAGCCCGTACAATTTCAAACGACCGCGCCTGTTCTCCCAGGATCAGATGCGGGTCATGAACCAGGTGCACGAGGCGTTCGCCCGCGACCTGTCCGTATACCTGTCCGCCCAGCTGCGCACCATCGTCGAAATCACGCTGACGGCGATGGATCAGGTGCTGTATTCGGAATTCGTGATGTCGAGCGCGCACCCCTCCGCCCTGTTCGTGGTGGAGGTGGTGGATCGCGGCCAGCAGCTCGTGTTCGAGATGGATCCGCGGCTGGTGATCTTTACGATCGAGAAGCTGTTCGGCGGCACGGGGCGGTTCCTGCGCAAACCGCGCGAGACCTCCCAGATCGAACAGCGGATCATGAGCAAGGTGATGGCGCGCGCGTTCCAGGAGCTGGAAAAGGCGTGGTCGCAGGTGGCCGAAATGCAGTTCCGTGAGTCGGCGTTCGAGTCCAACGCCGAATTCGTGCAGATCATCCCCGGCTCCGAGCCGGCCATCATCGGGACGTTCGAGGTGCGGGTGTACGAACACCACTCGTTCATGAACGTCTGCTACCC from Rhodothermales bacterium includes the following:
- a CDS encoding flagellar motor protein MotB — encoded protein: MAEIEEEPAPSAPFWLVTYGDMVTLLLTFFVMIVAMSEIKKDRLMEAMSYFKGRQSVFDNAQPIPVIPQDDPQDAEEQKREQAERVESLMEFIEEEGLQGHVEVNYKESTVHIVITDSVMFSSGSAQLLSTAQRVLAKIATVASDSSNTLTVIGHTDNIPIRTSAFPSNWELSASRAASVVRFLLTQRSALPPDHYQAIGKGEFQPVASNRTPEGRSRNRRIELLISLNQWQNQPKTREQTILTP
- a CDS encoding flagellar basal body-associated FliL family protein — encoded protein: MAEPTEDQGANNPDAVEGDKKKKGGGFIMILLPLLLVSAGAGAFLSYSKYPAIAQVAYNLGIGGEGEEEEAAEEEGIQYGEFMELSNIVVNPADSNGRRLLMVSLGIESVEPAQLESIKSREMVVRDTIIKLLGRRTVEELAAIEQRNTIKDELRQAVNGIVTEGEVSRLYFTQYVLQ
- the fliM gene encoding flagellar motor switch protein FliM, coding for MSKLLNQNEIDALLGVSDEDEAKNLDLDELNSLMLADLHRNVSPYNFKRPRLFSQDQMRVMNQVHEAFARDLSVYLSAQLRTIVEITLTAMDQVLYSEFVMSSAHPSALFVVEVVDRGQQLVFEMDPRLVIFTIEKLFGGTGRFLRKPRETSQIEQRIMSKVMARAFQELEKAWSQVAEMQFRESAFESNAEFVQIIPGSEPAIIGTFEVRVYEHHSFMNVCYPYIMLERVLGRAGMKQWLTSATTEVPSDVRDEYNFTLQTMDVSMRAELGRTTLSITDLLGLSEGDVILLKNRADEPIKVYIGELPKFKASAGKSGNQRAVRVVEILDTDISGTNKNE
- a CDS encoding MotA/TolQ/ExbB proton channel family protein; translated protein: MEKSTVAGLGAGLLLVYGAIFMGTGWATFFDPASFMLVVGGAGAGMMVNYTFDQLKMMPGAFKDFFSFSLPPLSKYIEEFGELSRIARREGLLALDRRLEEIDDPFLKFGLEMAVDGIDEREIDEMMQANLQTELNEKSFAVKLFTSFGANAPAFGMIGTLIGLIQMMGNLSDPSQIGAGMAVALVTTFLGSLIANLFFLPFAEKRKLQVAALLRMRELVRTGVLAIVRGDSPSMIQKRLQNLLTPSELSQVATPAQAEEA